The genomic segment CGTTCCAAGAGGGACTGAAAAGGGGAAAAgttctttagtgttgctttaacgtAAACATATTAAGCATTCATATgagtaaacaataaatacacaaatcaATTTGTACCTGCTCTGAGAGGACTTATATCACTGAACAAACAACATTTATTACGAAAGTTTCCAAGTATAAGGAAGATGCTGAGACTTCCAAAATAAATTTAGTTTGTATCTGGCTTTTAGGACGTAACAACACATTCTGTCTGGTTCTGAAAGCTAAacttaatctatttttttttcttttgcagggttGACACTGTGGGACCATGATGACCTGATGAGTCATATTGGAGAAAGACCGCAGAAATACAATGATTTTGAGATAGTGGCCTCTGAATCAATTGCAGACAAAACTGCTGCACTAAATGTAGAAGCATCGCTGAAAGCCAGTTTTTTAGGTGGACTGGTAGAGGTTGGGGGATCGGCCAAGTACCTGAATGACAGTAAGACTTCCAAAAATCAGGCCAGAGTAACTCTGAAATACAAAGCTACCACAAAGGTCAAGGAACTGTCAATGGATCATCTTGGAAGAGACAAAGTGAAACATCCGTATGTCTTTGATAAAGGATTAGCAACACATGTAGTCACAGCTATTCTTTATGGGGCACAAGCCTTCTTTGTCTTTGACCGGGAGGTGTCTGAGAAGAAAGATCATCAAGACATTCAGGGCAACTTGAAGGTGATGATCAAGAAGATACCCAGCATTACAATAGAGGGTGAAGGTTCCTTAAAAATCGAAGACAAGGACAAAGAACATGTTGACAAATTCTCCTGCAGATTCTTTGGAGACTTTTCCCTTCAGAAACCTCCTACAACCTTTCAGGATGCAGTAGAAGTCTACCAAAGTCTCCCAACATTGTTGGGAGCCAACGGAGAAAACGCCGTACCAATGAAGGTCTGGCTGTTGCCCCTGACAAGTTTAGATTCTAATGCTGCCAAACTTGTCCGTCAGATAAGTATAAGACTAGTTCAAGAGTCACAGAGTGTCCTGGAGGATGTCGGTGAGGTGGAAATGAGGTGCAATGATGCACTGAGGACCACCACTGCACAGCAGTTCCCACAGATTGGCAACAAGATTAAAACATTCAGAGAAATGTCCTGTGAGTTCAAGCTGGAATTCCAACGAACCTTGGCAAAGAAACTTCCATCAAtccgaggaggaggagaagaggaggctgGGCTCGCAGAGATCCTGAAGAAGAGACATTCTTCTCCTTTCAACAGGAAAAATCTGAACGAGTGGATGgactgtagagagagagaaatctaCACCTTACTGACTTTCATCAACATGATGGAAAACACCAAGATCGTCTCATCTCAAACAGACATGTACAAAGAAAGTCTCAGTGCTAAACATGCTGTGTGCTTTGTCTTCACCTCACTAGGAAGTGATGAACCATACCTCTCAGCTTTATCAAACTACCTAGAACGAACCGACGACCCTCAGGATACACATACCCAAGATGTAGAGAAGGAACAATGGTACGCCTTAAGAGAAGTAGTACAAGAAATGTGGCATAAAGCAAAGCTCTTCAGTGACTTTGCAGAGGCCAACAAGGAGAACAAGACCATTAAGTTCCTGACAGTAGGTTCAACAAATGAGACACACAAAGGTTCAAGCATCTACCTTTATGAAGATGGCTTTTCTGTCAGTGAGGACTTTGAGCCGCCATCAAAGCCTGAAACAGTGGCAGTAAGTGCTATAAACCACAACAGTGTGACGCTGAAGGTCTCTCCACCCAGATTTGGAGCAGAGGACATCACCTCCTATTCTGTGGAGTACTGTGTCAGTGGAGAGGATGGATGGAAACAGAAGACAGCATCAAAAGCTGAAGAAGTCACAGTGAGCGATCTGAGTCCTAACACAGAGTATATGTTCAGATGTAGAGCAGTGACCTCAGTAGGTGTTGGGCCAGCCAATGAGGTCCCTGGTTCCACTAAAACTTTACCTTGCGGCCCTCCTGGAAAACCTCGAGTCGAACCAAACTCAAGAGAGATATCAGTTAGCTGGGAGAAACCTGCTGGGCTTGGACAAGATGTCCACATTTTGAGCTACATCGTGTCGTACGCCATAACAGACAAtgggatgaaagaggaagatcTCCAATGGAAGGAAATGATGGCAGGAACTGAAAAGGCGATCATATCAGGGCTTCAGTCAGAGACAGAATATGTTGTCAGGGTCAGATGTGATTGGGGTGAAGCTGGCAGAAGCAAAGAAAGCATCTCTGTTAATGTCCGCACAACAAAGTTCACGCTAACAGAATCCCTCAAAAGTACAAGCAAAAAGATGAATTCTGATTCGCCCTCAGTTTACAAACTGACTCTGACAGAAGAAGACATGAACATCGGTGGATGCCGAAGATTCAGTTTTGGCAAAGAAAGCACAAGGCAGAATCGCACTATAATGCTTTTTGGGGTGACCAGATCAGGAAAGTCCACTCTGATCAATGCAATGATCAACTACATAGTTGGTGTAGAGTGGAAGGACACTTTCAGATTCAGATTAGTTGACGAAGATCAGTCAAGATCACAAGCTGAAGGTCAGACCTCTGAAGTCACTGTGTACAAAATCAACCACCAGGAGGGTTTTAAAATCAACTACTCACTGACCATTGTTGACACTCCTGGCTTTGGAGATACAGGAGGTATAGAAAGAGACGAGGAGATCATCGGACATCTGCGTAATCTCTTCTCTGCTGAGAGCTTCAGTGAAATTGATGCTGTGTGTTTCGTAGCTCCGTCTGCTTCAACAACTCACACCATCACAGAAATGTTTGTTGGTTTATGTGTTCTCAATCTTTGGCAAAGATGTGGTAGAAAACATCCGGGTTCTGGTGACATCTGCAGACGGACATCAACCACCAGTTCTACAGGCCATCAATGCTTCAGGTGTCCCATGTCCTAAAACCAAAGACGGGCTTCCAGTTCACTTCAAATTCAATAATTCAGTGTTGTTTACAGACAACAAATCATCTGTAGCAGAAGGCATGAGTGagcatgatgaagatgaagatggagGCTTTGATCAGATCTGTTGGAACATGGGAACAAAAGGCATGAAGAGGTTCTTTGTTGCTTTAAATATCATAGACACCAAAAGCttgacaatgacaaaacacGTCCTCGGAGAAAGAAAGCAGCTTGAGAAGTCACATGAAGATTTGCAGAAGCAGATTATAACTGGCATAACTGAAGGTCGTGGGAGGGGCTGGGAGTTGTACACACTGATAGAGAGATCTACTGAGTGTTTCAACAAACTTAAAGAGAAAACACTGAAGCCAGATCCTCTCTCCACTACAGACTACATCAACATGCTTATTGAGGGAGAGAAATCTGAGGCCAGGCCCGGCTGGGAGGAACGAGTTCAGTCCGTAGACGCCTTTAGACATCTTCTCTTAAGTTTGCAGTATGCAGGATGGAGTTCGGTTCCTGAGATTTTCCATTAGAAAATCAGGTTGGTTTTTGGATCCATGGTATATGTAGAAGAGTTCTtgtgcaagacactgaacctccACTGAACCTCGAGTTCCCCCGAGGCTGCTCCATCGgcgtgtagatgtgtgtgtgtgtgtgtatttgatgagcaggtggctccttgtacagcagcctcggccccAGTGTGTGGACGGTGAACGGTTCCTGTTCTATGTGAAAGAGCTTTGAgaagtcgttaagactagaaacagctttataagaacagtccatctCCATCCCTGTTTGATATCATGACAATGGTTGCATCAGACCGTAACGAGACCTGAACAGATAACCACCAGGACAACAAGGAGATCCATTCTGAAAGATAATCAAGGAAAAACGGGACCAGAGTCTCGATACTGAGATCCTGGACTTACAGGACTTTGTCCCAGAAAAGTCAAATCTAGATAAAACCTTTTCATTTGGACAAAGTATTCCTGCAGAGTTCTTTACATGTGCTGTTTACCACGAAGGGAAACACAGATTAACATaaagaatatataatattatatcaataataTTTTAAGTGGGACAGCATTGTGTTTTTGGACCATTAACccccgtgttgtcttcccgttgaccgtgggggggggggtcaaataCAGGTCTTTCACCCAGGATCGTGTCCTGTGTGTCCCGTTTCCTTCGTGTCCCacttggtttaacccttgtattcgagtcaaattgacccttttaaaacttttacaagaagaaaaagttacatagtgttctACCTAAAACTCAACGGCCGTACCTTATTTCCTTTGAAACAcatattcctgactcaattcagaacattactCCGGATACGACCCCAGACGGAGTAGGGACCCAAAGGATATGACCCCAGACGGAGTAGGGACCCAAAGGATATGACCCCAGACGGAGTAGGGCCCCAAAGGACacgagggtcccgaaagtgaagacaacacaaggcttaAGAAAGTGGGCGTGTATGTTTAAGCGACATCGTGATGTCATCTTGCCGCCGCTATCTCTGCAGACCTgaacatttgtatttacattaaGTTAATTTAATGTTTCCTTTATTAATcacacaaggggaaattacaatgaacactctgttgttattacacacattacacacagaaactacacacacagGTTCAGGTCCCCTCAACAATGAAAAACACTTTTGACGTCCCTTTCtcaatgttttgtcttttttccaaagtttttgacaCTTACttacagtgtttttgaagtttctgaagtttttttgtagcttttgtccctttttcaaatgtatttgttgcttttatCCCCAACGTTTTGTCACCGTTCGACATTTTCGACCtcccatttttctttaaaaaaaacttggaaatgggtcaaatttgtccccaggacaacacgagggttaattcAGGTTTTTAAACCACAATATCAGCTTCTTgttatatttttaactttttaagttTCTTTCAAATACTCTTCAATGTATTTTCTCTGAGATATGAAGAACATAATTAATGCGAGTgatgtaaatgaaaatacattacacatacatacttTAACCCTGTTCATATTTCTACTCTGGGTTAACAGCTTCCTGCTCAGTTTAACATGTTTATCCACCATTATATTAGatattaagtttttattttctgggAGATGTAAAAAGATGAAGACATTGTGAATAATATGAATGACTCCTGATATCCAGTATATCTCCATGTTATCGTCCTGTAGGGTAATACGATGGCTGCCACTGAAATAATGgagaaattatttaataataaagaataaatgaatGTTATTACACCTCAAGTGTTGTCTGTTGTCCTCTGATGTGTCAGCGCGGTCTTCTTTACGCTCCGCAGCTCCGTTTTCTCTTCCAGGAGCTTAGAGGTCAGGCTGCTGACGTCCATCCGTCTGACAGAAACACTGCAAAGTAACTCAGGACATTTTCTCAAATACTTAAGTAACTAGTTAagttaacatagggggtgtacgcttatgccccctgtattttaacatagggggtgtatacttatgccccctgtattttaacataggggggtgtatacttatgcccctgtattttaacataggggggtgtatacttatgcccctgtattttaacatagggggtgtatacttatgcccctgtattttaacataggggggtgtatacttatgccccctgtattttaacatagggggtgtatacttatgcccctgtattttaacataggggggtgtatacttatgacccctgtattttaacataggggggtgtatacttatgcccctgtattttaacataggggggtgtatacttatgcccctgtattttaacataggggggtgtatacttatgcccctgtattttaacataggggggtgtatacttatgcccctgtattttaacataggggggtgtatacttatgccccctgtattttaacatagggggtgtatacttatgcccctgtattttaacataggggggtgtatacttatgacccctgtattttaacataggggggtgtacttatgcccctgtattttaacatagggggtgtatacttatgcccctgtattttaacatagggggtgtatacttatgcccctgtattttaacatagggggtgtatacttatgcccctgtattttaacatagggggtgtatacttatgcccctgtattttaacataggggggtgtatacttatgcccctgtattttaacataggggggtgtatacttatacccctgtattttaacatagggggtgtatacttatgcccctgtattttaacatagggggtgtatacttatgcccctgtattttaacataggggggtgtatacttatacccctgtattttaacataggggggtgtatacttatgcccctgtattttaacataggggggtgtatacttatgcccctgtattttaacataggggggtgtatacttatacccctgtattttaacatagggggtgtatacttatgcccctgtattttaacataggggggtgtatacttatgcccctgtattttaacataggggggtgtatacttatgccccctgtattttaacataggggggtgtatacttatgtccctgtattttaacataggggggtgtatacttatgcccctgtattttaacataggggggtgtatactcatgcccctgtattttaaggaagaacatttatttatgatacattattcatttacaaatatatttgtgtcctgtaattaaggcattaagattaatttccacgataatttgttttattcctctttgTAGTCTAACTTTAGCCTGGGATCAaacacttatgagcaccactgtgaaTACACCATGCTTACTATAACGGGCATGTCCTGTATACTGAGAGGTGGAGCAGAGAGAGGAGCTTCTACGTCACATTTCCCATTTAATCAGATGAAAGTGAAAGATAGTCTCAGATGCTGCAGTACTGCGATGGAGACacgtctctgtgtctctctctgaagAAATGTCCAACTGAAACCATCAGGTTTGATCAACAAAACATCAGAATCTGCTCCAACAGCTGGTGAGTATCTGCTCAAATTTAATCAAACCAGattctgacttttttgtaagtatacataaaattaaaaaaatgtaatttttttatcaGAACATGTacatggattttaaaaaaaacccagagGCATCAGTTTTATAGTCCTTAATCTGTGTTTTGATAGGATTGTTCAGGCGGTCTCCACTAACTTATAAGAAGACATTGAGGATGATTAACTGAAATGTAACagaacataataataataataataataataataaattgaatttgtgtaGCGCTTTTCCAAGCTCAAAGTTGCTTTACAGAGTAGAAACAGTagctaaatatataaaaaataaaaattaaaaattaaaaattaaacaaaaataaaaacaattaaggataggcagaacagaagagatgggtcttcagacgggactgaaagatggtgagggactcagagatgcggatctcatgggggagggaggtCCAGAGCCTGGAGCCgccctggaaaaggctctgtccccaaactgcggagctttgacttggggacatagaggagaccggccgaggtggatctgagggaccgtgaaggttggtagggggggggggggggggggggggggggggacagtgaggtatgaTGGGGCAAGGTGGtgtagagctttgtaggtgaggaccaggatttgtatgtgatccggtgagaaatgggaagccagtgcagctgttttaggaccggagtgatgtggtgccaggaCGTGGAGCGGGTGATGAGTCGTGCGGCTGAGTTCTGAACCAGTCGGAGCCTTTTGATGGAGGTGGAGCTGATGCCGAGCCTTCCTGCCATTAACCTGCCGAGGCGCAGCAGGAGCTCTGTCGGTTGGCTGCAGCAGTCCACCGAGGCGATGCAGTAACACACTGCAGCGTGCTCCAGATTGTACTGCAATGATTTATTCCTCCACACGTAATATACAACTAGCTCTGCAGTTACCAAACGTGAAGATACTTTGTGAGTCGAGATAAGTGCGTTAAAGCGGCGGTCTACGGGAAGTGTTTGAAAGTGCCCAACATAATAATCAAACAATAGAACTTAGACCATAAACAACATGCTGTGGGTGGCTCCTACACAGTCCGTTTATAATAAAACTAACAGAGTAAAATGTTTCCCCAAGAATGATTAATAAAGTATGATATGGTATTATTAATGACGAGATGTGCGGACCTTTCAGGTCGTTCAGCCTCACCAAAGGAATGAGGAAATGAGTCAGCATCTCCTCTGGGAGGACATCTTGTTATCAGGCTAAGTGGAGAGTCCATCAGCAGCAGAATCAGTCGATATTATTTTCCTGCAGTAGCCTAATGGAGATTGCACTTTCAGGATCGCAGTTCCAGGAccagtattttgttttaaaggatGATTCCACCCAAATTTTTATTTCGGTCAAAGTACTCATAGTGCTGCTCATTtgtaggttcataattgtattttgaggttgtttcagaagaggtttacaACTACTACGAAAgttttgattttcagttttgacggaagacaacacgagggttagcAGAAAAACACATAGTATATATTTGTAAAGACAAGTTGTGTAAAAATAGATTTGCGTGTACACATAAATCAACTTTTGATGATGAAAACC from the Etheostoma spectabile isolate EspeVRDwgs_2016 unplaced genomic scaffold, UIUC_Espe_1.0 scaffold00569777, whole genome shotgun sequence genome contains:
- the LOC116685334 gene encoding neoverrucotoxin subunit alpha isoform X2; protein product: MDSKANKTMEVAALGRPFGLGMLYDCREDSLVPGLTLWDHDDLMSHIGERPQKYNDFEIVASESIADKTAALNVEASLKASFLGGLVEVGGSAKYLNDSKTSKNQARVTLKYKATTKVKELSMDHLGRDKVKHPYVFDKGLATHVVTAILYGAQAFFVFDREVSEKKDHQDIQGNLKVMIKKIPSITIEGEGSLKIEDKDKEHVDKFSCRFFGDFSLQKPPTTFQDAVEVYQSLPTLLGANGENAVPMKVWLLPLTSLDSNAAKLVRQISIRLVQESQSVLEDVGEVEMRCNDALRTTTAQQFPQIGNKIKTFREMSCEFKLEFQRTLAKKLPSIRGGGEEEAGLAEILKKRHSSPFNRKNLNEWMDCREREIYTLLTFINMMENTKIVSSQTDMYKESLSAKHAVCFVFTSLGSDEPYLSALSNYLERTDDPQDTHTQDVEKEQWYALREVVQEMWHKAKLFSDFAEANKENKTIKFLTVGSTNETHKGSSIYLYEDGFSVSEDFEPPSKPETVAVSAINHNSVTLKVSPPRFGAEDITSYSVEYCVSGEDGWKQKTASKAEEVTVSDLSPNTEYMFRCRAVTSVGVGPANEVPGSTKTLPCGPPGKPRVEPNSREISVSWEKPAGLGQDVHILSYIVSYAITDNGMKEEDLQWKEMMAGTEKAIISGLQSETEYVVRVRCDWGEAGRSKESISVNVRTTKFTLTESLKSTSKKMNSDSPSVYKLTLTEEDMNIGGCRRFSFGKESTRQNRTIMLFGVTRSGKSTLINAMINYIVGVEWKDTFRFRLVDEDQSRSQAEGQTSEVTVYKINHQEGFKINYSLTIVDTPGFGDTGGIERDEEIIGHLRNLFSAESFSEIDAVCFVAPSASTTHTITEMFVGLCVLNLWQRCGRKHPGSGDICRRTSTTSSTGHQCFRCPMS